A window of bacterium genomic DNA:
GCGAGTCGTTCGACGAGCCGGACCTCACCTTCCGCGTCGCCTCCTACCTCTACTCCGACAGCGAGGACGCCTACTTCATGGACACCGAGTCGTACGAGCAGTTCCAGCTGCCGCTGGAGAAGCTCGGCGACATGGTCCCCTGGCTGACCGAGAACATGGAGGTCCGCGCGATCCACTTCGGCGGCGAGGTGGCCAACATCGAGCTGCCGAAGGTTGTCGTGGTCGAGGTGCTCGAGACCGAGCCGACGGTGCGCGGCAACACCGCCTCGGGGAAGGTGCTCAAGCGGGCCGTGGTCGCCGGCGGCGTCGAGATCCAGGTGCCGCTCTACCTCGAGACGGGCGAGAAGATCGAGGTCGATCCGCTCGAGCGGCGCTTCATCCGCCGCGCGTAGGTTCCCCGCCGCCTCTTCTCCTTGCCGGCCGCCGGGCCGGCAAGGGATGGTCTCCGCGCCGCCGAGGGGCGCGGCGTGCGCCGACGCGACTCGCGGACGGACGGGCTGTACACGCAGACCGGCGCCGAGCTGGTTCCCGCGGCGCTGGACATCGTCCGCGACGTCGCGTAGAAGATTCCTGCCGGCCGCCGTCGACTTTCAACGGAAGGCGGAGCTTCCCGCCGAGAGAAGACGGCATCGTTGAATCGAACAAGATCGTGGCGCGTGTTTGCGAGTCGAGAAGGTCGCCATGCGCGCGGGCCCGGCCAAGAGGGGGGAACCTCCAGTGCCATGTCGGGGACGCGCTTCCTGCGGGGTTGCGGTTCTGGCGGCGGCTGTCGCGCTCGCGGCGACGGTGTCTTGCTCGGGGCCGAGCGACGCGTCGCTGTTGCGCGTGTTTCACGAGCATCGGGCGGCGTTCGTCGAACTGGCGGACCTGTCCGCCCGACATCCGGAAACGAGGGGGATGACGCCCGATTCCGCGGAGGTGCCCGCTCCGCCCATCGGCGCGCAACCGCGGAATGGCGAAGACTCGACGCCTGTCGTGCCGGGCTGGTCGCCG
This region includes:
- a CDS encoding elongation factor P, with protein sequence MATTADFKKGFRILVDGQPWALVEHTIQSPSARGGQTLVKAKLRNLIDGSFMEKVWKAGESFDEPDLTFRVASYLYSDSEDAYFMDTESYEQFQLPLEKLGDMVPWLTENMEVRAIHFGGEVANIELPKVVVVEVLETEPTVRGNTASGKVLKRAVVAGGVEIQVPLYLETGEKIEVDPLERRFIRRA